The DNA window agatgatctgtaaaacatcatctatgcaacattttgaccaaagaaccaccattacatgttatgtagaccacaaggaagtcttttaccgtacatttagaaaaaaatgagTCCTTAAAATGCGCtctacaatccggtgcgccttatatatgaaaaaatatagaaaatagaccattcatcggcggtgtgCCCtaaggtccggaaaatacggtacttgaggcTATGAGTGAAGGATGAATAATTTTGCTGTTCCCATTTAGGAAGGGTGGTGCATTCCTTCCCTGTCTGGCCAGTTGAGTGCTGTTAGTTGCAAACAGCTGCTTAGTGCAATGAACCCTCTGTGGTTTAGACCTCTGCGGGGCTCTCACTGCTATTTACTGCTCTGGAAAAAGGCTCACATGACACGAGCAGTCTGAGATAGTAAAGATGACTGTCTCAAACTGACCATAAAAAAAGCTTGAATGCTCTATTTTTGCAAATTAGATGAATAATGGAAAATAATTGCatcttaataaaaatgttttgccccaaactacaatattataataatgactaTGAACACCGTATTTTTGTGGAACTAATACCTCTCTTTTAGCGCTGAATAAAGACCAACTCAGAATATTTTTGCATCATAtgctaataattcataacaacatttatttcattattatttttggagcaatgacagttaaaaaaaaaaaaaaattaaaatcagactaaaattcttgggcatccaaaagggtctcactcataaaagtgttaaaaataagtcacacttttttttaaattgtatttattttatttttttaactttcaacacttaagatcAACTTAATGcaaatctatccgtcaattatacatttttatatatattttttttcaatttgtgttatgttttttttttttgtccaaaaaactTTTATATGGCAAAGACCAACTGTATCAGTAATTTTCATTGGAAGGAAAACATCCACTCTTGTAATGCCACTTACATCCACAGTGGCACTAGAGAGGGTAGTAGTCGAGGAAGATGCAGTATAGAAGAAGTCACGTAAACGTAGCAattacaattaattatttttttgtgggagaaaataaatcaaattgTGCGGAAAGTGTGAGGTGGAAacgcattgcattgtgggtcttgctggactCTGAATCGCTTATTTACATTACAAGACTCTgcctaaagtagcagtagagtggaaaaacaagttgcttatatattgaagctattatttaTATCTGACGtatgacacctaaagacttacaaagtgtgcaaataaatagatatgatcaaatttGTATCAATCccacagagattcccgagccattttgagagttaatgatgAAGCCAGACACGTCATCGCGTGACGTAAAGGAAGGGACGGCAGATCCCTTCctcatcaacaacaatgcaaatcatgcagactttatgagcgcaaataacgattactttgggacaaattataatctagaaccttatattgttgatcctgaatataaggaggatgaactacaagttttagaagctctgctaaacagattcaactttagtgaaacactaagtatcatgtagcagtattgctaagtgctaaacaagaaatacaaactatgaagaTAAAATGGACAGTGTTTTTTTTCTACATAGCAGGCTGCGAGCGCCCccaagagggccgccaaaaaaacctctcagctgtggtctgtctgGGCCGCAGAGGTactctgttgtaatacacttttccaccacttgtggcagtaatgacaatatcaaacaaacagaagaagtggagcgcaaaaattatgactaaagtggtgaagctgtattttcaatttTATTGACTGTGTTtaattaagaaacatattcacttattaatgtagtttatttattttagcactacataactatgtacatgtatttttggtcagttatttatgagtccattCTTACACAGTATATTTGATTCGTACTTATTTTtacaatcagcctgacctaatccTGAGGTTTAtgtgctaaataaataataatctttgtgattatcatcatttgacaaggttgtaaactgtaaataagttggatataattattgaatacaattaaaataaattcagtgttagTATTTGAGAGGGGCTGTTGTGGATAAGTTTGGCCCCAAagtaaaaaaggttaagaactcctAAACTATAACACTCTAATTTTTGTACTTTATATTTGTAACCGTGGATATTGACAGTATATAATGAATAAATTAATGTTAAATAAATGATACAAGAAATACCTAAACATCTCAAAAAGCCTGTAacgtaaaaaaagaaaatatcctAATGTGTATTTGAGTATTTACTTTAGACCATGGTCACAGTAATAAATAATACCGTTTGTAACTatttaatacaaaacccaaaaccagtgaagttggcacgttgtgtaaatggtaaataaaaacagaaaacaatgatttgcaaatccttttcaacttctattcaattgaatagactgcaaagacaaaatatttaatgttccaacttaaaaactttaaaaaaaatttttttgcaaataatcattaacttagaatttaatggcagcaacacattgcaaaaaagttgtcacaggggcatttttaccactgtcccaacatgttgctccaaaacctgtatgtacctttcagcattaatggttcacagatgtgtaagttacccatgtcttggacactaatacacccccataccatcacagatgctggcttttcaactttgcacctacaacagtctggatggttcttttcctctttgttccggaggacaacacgtccacagttcccaaaaacaattcgaaatgtggactcgtcagaccacagaacacttttacactttgcatcagtccatcttagatgagctcgggcccagcgaagccggcaacgtttctgggtgttgttgataaatggctttggctttgcatggtagagttttatcttgcacttacagatgtagttactgacagtggttttctgaagtgttcctgagcccatgtggtgatatcctttacacactgatgtcgctttttgatgcagtaccgcctgagggatccaaggtcacgggcattgcggcttacgtgcagtgatttctccagattctctgaaccttttgatgatattacggaccgtagatggcgaaatccctaaatttcttgcaatagcccgttgagaaatgttgttcttaaacgcatttgttcacaaagtggtgaccctcgccccatccttgtttgtgaatgactgagcatttcatggaagctgcttttatacccaatcatggcacccacctgttcccaattaacctgttcacctgtgggatgttccaaataagtgtttgatgagcattcctcaactttctcagtcttttttgccacttgtgccagcttttttgaaacatgttgcaggcatcaaattccaaattagtcaatatttgcaaaaaaatagtttctcagttggaacgttaaatatcttgtctttgcagtctattcaattgaatataagttgaaaaggatttgcaaatcattgtattctgttagtatttaccatttacccaacgtgccaacttcactggttttgggttttgtatttaatatAATACATCGCAGGGTATGAATAATTAGCTGTCCTTCCTGTGCAGCCTACCTTTGAAACGCAGCCCCGATGAGTCGCTTTTGAGCCGTGTAGGCATTTATTTCCATGAGGCAGCAACCGAAACAGCAGCCGTCCATCCTGAGCGGTCTGTGGAAGTAGAAGACCTGCTGGCCCTGCTGGTTGAAACCCTGCAGGGAGCAAGCTCGAGCCGGACCGCAACACTGAAGGCACATGCATGAACTCTCTGACGGGAAGGAAGGAGGAGAAGTTGAGATGTCCTGCAGGCACAGCTGGACGGGTGAGTGATGCCGTACCTTCCACGGccacaaacaattgggacatgTTGGCCCCGGAGGCGATGCTGTAGAGCCGTTGAGCAACACACTGTGGCCCTGCAAGCAGGAGACACAATGGACTTAAAGAATATTTGCACCCAGCTGAGTGCTCCTCACCCTGTAGTTGTGGTCTGGCAGTGATGTGGAAGTCACTGACTTCATCCAGCACGCTCAGAGAGTTGGAGCCTCCTGCACCATCCAGCCATGACTCATCGCTCCTCATGTTCTGCAGCTTGGCGGACAGTTGGAGATGTTGATATGGTGATGGCGAGTGACGGGGGCACTGACACGAGGGGCCacacttgttttggaaagcaCTGAAGATCATGCGGATGTGCCTTTCTCGCTCCAGTTGGCCAAAGGGAAGAGGCTGGTTGGTGACGGCTGACATGATGGAGATACCTGATGAAGTGAAACACACCCCAAACTACTTACTTCACCCTTttttacaggccaaaagtttggacacacctcatttcaatgcgttttctttattttcatgactatttacattgtacaatgtcacatcaaaattatgacacctgtgaagtgaaaactatttcaggtgactacctcttgaagctcatcgagagaatgccaagagtgtgcaaagcagcaatcaga is part of the Nerophis lumbriciformis linkage group LG19, RoL_Nlum_v2.1, whole genome shotgun sequence genome and encodes:
- the LOC133618911 gene encoding phospholipid scramblase 1 isoform X1; the encoded protein is MSAVTNQPLPFGQLERERHIRMIFSAFQNKCGPSCQCPRHSPSPYQHLQLSAKLQNMRSDESWLDGAGGSNSLSVLDEVSDFHITARPQLQGPQCVAQRLYSIASGANMSQLFVAVEESSCMCLQCCGPARACSLQGFNQQGQQVFYFHRPLRMDGCCFGCCLMEINAYTAQKRLIGAAFQRWSMFTPLIEVKDAEGVPAVRIQGPCCPSRCLSNQQFQITSNIGENIGTIWKKWPGFQQEHNMDHEYFGMEVPLSMDSQTKLLLLAATFLLNYMFFEMS
- the LOC133618911 gene encoding phospholipid scramblase 2 isoform X2, whose amino-acid sequence is MSAVTNQPLPFGQLERERHIRMIFSAFQNKCGPSCQCPRHSPSPYQHLQLSAKLQNMRSDESWLDGAGGSNSLSVLDEVSDFHITARPQLQGPQCVAQRLYSIASGANMSQLFVAVEESSCMCLQCCGPARACSLQGFNQQGQQVFYFHRPLRMDGCCFGCCLMEINAYTAQKRLIGAAFQRWSMFTPLIEVKDAEGVPAVRIQGPCCPSRCLSNQQFQEHNMDHEYFGMEVPLSMDSQTKLLLLAATFLLNYMFFEMS